The genomic interval CGCATGATACCCGGTGTTTGTCAGATTCGATTCATCCAGCACCCCGATGATAATTATTTAGCAACCAATCATTCAGCAAAATATGGCCATACAGCCATTTCCATTGGTTGACCAAGAATCTCCTTTGAATGGCATGCCTGATAAACATGTTTTGTTGAGATTCGTTGTTAGTTTCAAGCATTGGAACAAGTTGCTGGCTAATGAAGTGTGGTGGCGATTGTTGCCTATGTAAATTAATTCCTATCCAGCGTTTCATGTTCGCTTCAGCAAATAAAGAAAATTCTCCTTCCCCTGCATCAAACGTCCTACATGCCTCCCATAGCCCAAAAATCGATTCCTGGATAACGTC from Lentibacillus cibarius carries:
- a CDS encoding sigma factor, whose translation is MMSKELEQSSFVVADQFMEKVNFFTQEMGLYDWKEDVIQESIFGLWEACRTFDAGEGEFSLFAEANMKRWIGINLHRQQSPPHFISQQLVPMLETNNESQQNMFIRHAIQRRFLVNQWKWLYGHILLNDWLLNNYHRGAG